The segment tgtacataaacacatattatatatgtatgtctacacatatgtgtagtaaatgctaggTTTACaaacatacattattatgtcttcataccccgtacaggttttgtgaaacacaaaataatggttttagttctatgTAACCCGTATAGTTCTACATAATccatacaggttatgtagaactgtgaatagtaattttttttttcaaaacccgtgcgggtttcagcttggtaagagggttggaaaatgaccctaaggcttgcaggCCCATTTTCCcctcatttttgtccctttacacattttttcatcttccaacatgatttctcaacttcataATCACCAAGTTTACAAattatcaagtgggtatctctaaaattaccaccataatctcacacatcttctcaattttttgaccatataaatttttctatttttggacaacattagcatagtaaactttaattttctttaccagtgccttgatagtcctcatagacatatgtctaccatttttttaatattttgatataCCTGACCAAATtccaaataaattatatattattgttctacactagattctatacaattttaaaaaaagaattttgcattttcaattattttaatgcaagttatgcccagcacatgaacaggtaccaaatttttaggatgtggtcacttcaaaatatcataaaaaacaaaatacttaatggaaaattataaaaaaatacacaacttctatatctcactcttacctatcatcctaccaaagggttttgaaaaatactagatataactatatattttgtgcagtgcacgaaaacaactatgttatgttttctgAAAAAAATCAGGAACCATTTTTTGTGTGCGAGAGGTTtaaccctcttaatattatccaattttaaaaaacattagtagtttagaaactagatttagagtactacaattcttattcttttctcaactcctacttttgagtgcatgaccttcaaatatttcttcgaagttcaggtttacctgttttcaaaaaaaaagtggccacttataccccctttttgttcaccatcttggtgcacttacccaaagaATAACATGTGAAACTCCAATTTTCAATACAAAAAACCTCTTAACGCAACTAAATTGTGTATTTTATAGAGTCTAATACCTTTTCTATGAACCAAAATAGACATCCAaatcttttctttcattttctcaatTCGTTTTTTGAAGTACCTCTCTATATGATTgaaattcatcatcaaatgcttccagATATGAAAAAAAATCTTTTTGCACCATATTCAATGTTTTCCTATTGTTTATTCCTTTGGAAAATGAATATAAAAGGGAACCAAGTCATTCACTTTGAAATATCTAAGATTCtttaattattttctcaaaaaccaCTAGCTTTTGTTTCTATTTTAGGCACCTAAAATGAAAGAATTAAAAAAGAATGGAATGCCAATGGCCACTTGCCTTCTGAACATTTCCCTAGGCATGAAAATTGAGTAAATTAATTCATTTCAATTTATAATATACCAATTAATCCCTTTTCATCTTTGAAACCTTGAAATTATGCAATATAATACTTTTAAATTACATTAAACACCATATTTCCCTTTGATTTAGAAATAAAATTAGAGCcttgataaaaataatattttatccttAAACATTCTAAAAGATTCTCTTGAAGCTTCAACCAAcaccaaaaatgaaaaaattgatcatgaaaaaaaataaaattattttggtgacataggattgcttgtgagctcagaTGCTCCTCCATTAGATTAGATATTCTACAAAATACTTAgagtttttaaaaaatttaaaaaatagatagataaATTTTATCCTACATTATGATACACAATATTGAAATTCTTTTTCTAATCGAAAttaaacacatattatataaattgtaaaaaaattattaACAAAGATATTTATCATAATGTTATATTCCTAACCTTTAATTTTATTGTCCCTTACTAATAATTACTAAAAAAATATCTAATTGAAAAGATTAATGTAGAAGTTAAAATTTGTAATATTAAGAAAGTTAGAGAAAATCAATCATTTTTTGATAAGGATACATTAAAATAGTTGATTTAGGATGAAAAGGAAAATAACTATTttagtttgattttattttttaatgatagagaaattaaataaaattttatgaattatttttaaaaaatgaaaataattttttcaaATAAATACCATTTTTTATTAGATACCTTTCTAAATTTTCAAACATTGATTATAAATAttctttaaaatataatattaattttaaaaattatataatcataatttttaaaatttatttaaatttatttcttaTCATCACATTATATACATAAAAGCTAACCAAATAGTAGATTGGAAGGACGGATGAACTAATTCGTGGTAGGCTTTTAAGTCAAGTAAGTCAAGTATTATAGTTTGGATTTTGGAAGTGATTAGAAATAAATAGATTATTTTTTTAAGAGTAAATtattaatttgttttttattaataaaaattagaTATCTAACATAATTTAATTTTGGAGAATCTTCAAAAtctatattttataataataataataattttttaatgtaAGTGCAATTTTTAAGTGTATCAATTTTGATTTATAAAATCTAAGTAAATTTGATGTAAATAGGTATAAAACTATTATtggcacaaataatgtggttggaAGAATCATTTTAagcataataataaaataatattttagtaATATTGTTAtatgtattattattttctaaattaatttatgtaattataaatattttttatttaattgttctaattttattttgtgtagtataatttaaaaaaaaactatttaatatCCTATAACATTTTTTTGATAATTCAATAATTTTTTAGTCAaagttaaatattatattataacttTCTCTAGTTTTAACATTTATATCAGTAGTTGTAATATATAATTTAAAACATTTTGCATTAACATGAAAAAcataacacatgacacaatatAAATTAACCAAACCAATTTTTGATATCCTTTTTGAATTGTTTGTTTTCTTATGTACTCCTCATAATATTGATCACTCACTGATAATATTATTCTCACAATAacaaagaatatgttgatgttagtAGTGATTTATAAcattcaaatatattttattatagctttctctaattttaaattttgtaTCATGATTTAAAAATTTAACATAAATGGAAAAACACATCACGCAATTTAAATTAGCAAATATAATTTTCActgtcattttttaattttttttctttatgtcCTCCAAATATATATCATTCAATGATAAGATTCTTCTCATACAATAACGACAcggatgttgatgttgacaatgattcaTAACATAGTTTAGTGCAAATAATATTTCTCATATCAAATTATAAGTGTGTGTCttttcatatttaaataaaaaGTATCTTAATAAATATCTAACAACATAAATTTTGTAAATATAGGAAAACACATCTTGAAATAATTAATCTTCACATATAAAATTTGTTATTTCTTAAGTTAATTAAACtcaaatttattttttcaataacttAAGAGTTTAAGAACTACAAATATACAAATACACTAAATGGAATACATTTGTTTTGCTTTCATCCTCTTAACATTTCTTTAACCAAGTAAATATCTTATGCATATCAAATTCTATGATCAAAATGTAAGATAATaagaagagacaagatgaaatAAAAAAAGTTAAATTCTTTATTTATAAAAATGAAAGAATCAATATTTGATAAGATCCATAACCTAGCTATATCTTTTTGAATATGTGTATCACTATTTACAAATGCTAATATAGACATGTaatcattgaaaaaaaaaaaacccccTCCTATAATTAGTCGTATGTAACACTTCTTTTATAATTTCCACTATACTCATGTTTTACCATTTTCATCCTCTTAACATTTCTCTAACCCACACAATATCTTATACCTATCAAGTTTtatgataatattttatattaCTACGATAGTTACATTGATAAGAACTCTATAATTGTAGTATTGTAGGAGGTTAGGCATTTTATCATGATAGTAGGGTCGATATGCATTCTATAATGACATTAGAGTCTATAGGAGGTCAGCACAATCCATGTAAGAAAAATATAAAGCTAATAATAGAAAAACAAACTGAAAGCAAAAAATCAGATTTGATTTAAAATTAAGAATAAGCAAAGTGTATCCATCCATTTGTTTTTAATTGTCTTAATATAAAGTAGAAATTACATTTGATTTGTTCTTAATTATCCTTATAAtgatatctatttattttttacataaatttttctaaatataaatatactaatattatataaattcaaataaataaataaaaaaaacataacatgCACCGTATACTCCATGGTAATTTAAAAAGATGAAAAGAGGAATTTTAAAAAAGCCTTTTTTAAAATCTTACGTAAGACTTGTTTTATAATTTTCATAATTTTAATTGCAGTCAAGTTTTATTGCGTCTTCATTTATATCGACCAAGGTACATATATATTTTATCAAAATCTCACCCATATTCTATGAACACCACTACCAAGCTGGCTCACTAGAAACAAAATACTGTGTGAACTTCAAATCTTAAAAAGTAGCAGCAGATATTTCGGCCTGAGACAGGGTTTATGGCTTATTAACATCACGTACAATACTTAATAGGTTAATACAGTTTAGACCAATATAGCTGAGCCACCAAGCTCTCTTCTATGAAAACTGCATACAATCAGGGTATCCATTTCTTTCCACCCAATTTTCCTCCTCCTGGAAGAGGCTTGTCATCCTAAAATGTTGTAATTCATTGATCCAATCATCTGTACCAATGTCATCAAACATTTCAATAATTCCTTGCTCCTTGAAGGTTTCAACACTATCAATTTGATGGGTACTAGTCTGGAGAGAACAAATTTGTTCCTTGCCACCAATGGGCTTTGAGAAATCATACTGAGAGCAGGGCAGATTGTCCTCAGGAGAACTCATCTCCCTCAAATATGATGCACTTTTGCATGTATTGACTTCACTTATTGCATTTATTGGCAAAGATGTGGAGCAACGTTGCCCAATAAATTCCATGGAGGAGCTTTCAGATTCCATGGTGTTTTGAGCTGAAGTATACTCAACAAGATCAAAATCACTACCTGCGATCAAGTCATCCACAAAAGATTGAGACCATGGTTCTGAACCATCAACATTTTGTGAACCCTCCTTTTGCAACTTGATTTCTTGATGTTGTTTTGAAGTACAGTTGGCAACCTCTTTGTAGGGGTCATTTGCTATTCTCACTGCAGTAGTTCTGACTGCCACTGTTCGGAAGATACGCTGATCCTCTGAATTGGCAGAGGGAGATTTCGAAGTTGTACTAGTTTCTTTTGCTTCCTCAGCACTTTCTCTGATTTCCAGCTTTTTCACCAATTTGGTGTTCCAGTAGTTCTTGATCTCGTTGTCTGTTCGGCCAGGCAGTCTTCCTGCTATCAGTGACCATCTGCATAGATTCAAGGAAAATGCCACTACTTAGAATTTGCATGATATAATTCATGATCTGTAACTATTCAATCACAAGGGATTATGAATGTACCTGTTCCCAAGCAGTTTGTGCATTCTGATAATGAGCTCCTCTTCATCGGCTGAGATGTTTCCCCTCTTGATATCTGGACGAAGATAATTCAACCATCGCAATCTACAACTCTTTC is part of the Cryptomeria japonica chromosome 10, Sugi_1.0, whole genome shotgun sequence genome and harbors:
- the LOC131027150 gene encoding transcription factor MYB1, which codes for MGRAPCCSKDAGLNRGAWTAEEDSILTQYISIHGDGGWKYLPPKAGLKRCGKSCRLRWLNYLRPDIKRGNISADEEELIIRMHKLLGNRWSLIAGRLPGRTDNEIKNYWNTKLVKKLEIRESAEEAKETSTTSKSPSANSEDQRIFRTVAVRTTAVRIANDPYKEVANCTSKQHQEIKLQKEGSQNVDGSEPWSQSFVDDLIAGSDFDLVEYTSAQNTMESESSSMEFIGQRCSTSLPINAISEVNTCKSASYLREMSSPEDNLPCSQYDFSKPIGGKEQICSLQTSTHQIDSVETFKEQGIIEMFDDIGTDDWINELQHFRMTSLFQEEENWVERNGYPDCMQFS